The following coding sequences lie in one Flagellimonas eckloniae genomic window:
- a CDS encoding DUF2061 domain-containing protein, with amino-acid sequence MAKISYKRHLAKTVTWRILGTLDTVTISWIITGNPLTGLKIGFAEVFTKMLLYYFHERIWIRIPIPESQKRHLAKTFSWRLIGTTDTILLSWIISGDPLMGLKIGGVEVISKMILYYVHERIWYRLNFGLIKRRLKKIKNKTTSTFKRKKIKHDNGRDEVKTSNFEHKIN; translated from the coding sequence ATGGCTAAAATATCATACAAAAGACACCTTGCCAAAACAGTTACCTGGCGAATTTTAGGAACACTGGATACAGTGACCATTTCTTGGATTATTACTGGAAACCCGCTTACCGGGTTAAAAATTGGTTTCGCCGAGGTTTTCACTAAAATGCTATTGTATTATTTTCATGAACGTATCTGGATTAGGATTCCAATTCCAGAAAGTCAAAAAAGGCACTTGGCTAAAACATTTTCTTGGCGTCTTATTGGTACCACAGATACCATTTTGTTGTCCTGGATTATATCTGGAGACCCCTTGATGGGATTAAAAATAGGAGGTGTTGAAGTAATTTCTAAAATGATTCTTTACTATGTACATGAGAGAATTTGGTATAGACTGAATTTTGGACTTATTAAAAGGCGATTGAAAAAAATAAAAAATAAAACCACTTCCACGTTCAAAAGAAAAAAAATAAAACACGATAATGGAAGAGATGAGGTCAAAACCTCTAATTTTGAACATAAAATTAATTAG
- the cysQ gene encoding 3'(2'),5'-bisphosphate nucleotidase CysQ — MNSKELLEIAIKASIEAGVEILKVYDRDDHGVESKKDDSPLTLADIASNNVINSYLQKTNVPIISEENKETVYAERKAWKDCWIVDPLDGTKEFIKKNGEFTVNIALVSEGEPILGVIYVPVSRELYYADAGLKASFKTVLTQDHEVVSELFKEDDKINPSIQLKDTIRVVGSRSHMNEDTESFVAGLKSKYKNVEIVSKGSSLKFCLVAEGIADVYPRFAPTMEWDTAAGQAICNAVGLKVTAQDSQKPLLYNKENLLNPYFLISN, encoded by the coding sequence ATGAATAGTAAAGAATTACTGGAGATTGCAATTAAGGCTTCAATTGAAGCTGGTGTAGAAATTCTTAAAGTTTATGATAGGGATGATCACGGTGTTGAATCGAAAAAAGACGATTCACCTCTTACTCTTGCGGATATAGCCTCAAATAATGTGATCAACTCCTATTTACAAAAAACAAATGTTCCAATTATCAGCGAAGAGAACAAGGAAACGGTTTATGCAGAAAGGAAAGCGTGGAAAGATTGTTGGATTGTTGACCCACTTGATGGCACAAAGGAGTTCATAAAAAAGAATGGGGAGTTCACTGTGAACATTGCCCTTGTTTCTGAAGGAGAACCAATATTGGGTGTAATATATGTCCCCGTCTCCAGAGAGTTGTACTATGCTGATGCAGGTTTAAAAGCCTCTTTCAAGACTGTCCTTACCCAAGATCATGAAGTTGTGAGTGAATTATTTAAGGAAGATGATAAAATTAACCCTTCCATACAATTAAAAGATACAATTAGAGTTGTAGGAAGTAGATCTCATATGAATGAGGATACTGAGAGTTTTGTTGCCGGTTTAAAGTCAAAATATAAAAATGTGGAGATAGTCTCTAAAGGAAGTTCGCTAAAGTTCTGCTTGGTGGCAGAGGGAATTGCCGACGTATACCCCAGATTTGCACCTACCATGGAGTGGGATACCGCTGCTGGACAAGCGATATGCAATGCTGTTGGTTTAAAAGTGACGGCCCAAGATTCCCAAAAACCATTGTTGTACAACAAGGAAAACCTTCTAAATCCTTACTTCCTGATTAGCAACTGA
- a CDS encoding OmpA family protein: MKTTKTTCIALTFVCTWLSTAQDIQLTQKDSIVQSFWMVSLGTNFVDDSGDEFGELFDFKEGWNAVPYPSRISIGRYFKNGLGLEAIGTYNKYKEGKTVDNSINPEDVDYLGLDFRISYDLNMILGETGFFDPYVGIGAGYTDANNQGRGTYNAVIGFRTWFSDRFGLDFNSTGKWTMNTENSTNHVQHALGVAYRFNVEKGLSRKGEEKLALLEELEKEQKRVQDSIAIKQREDEEAILLAERLEREREPVELAEAEQAKLDAEQAKRTALEKELEGLQNIYFQLNSSYLSANDKVLLDKMAQLMKNHPNLAIKVSSHTDSRGTDKYNQWLSERRVKRTTDYLILKGIRPERLKMEAAGETQLKNECDNKTICSEEKHAENRRSEFTIIWD; the protein is encoded by the coding sequence ATGAAAACTACAAAGACAACTTGCATAGCGCTCACCTTTGTGTGTACTTGGCTAAGTACCGCCCAAGATATTCAACTAACACAAAAAGATAGTATTGTCCAAAGTTTCTGGATGGTTTCTTTGGGAACAAATTTTGTTGATGACTCAGGGGACGAATTTGGGGAACTGTTTGATTTTAAAGAAGGATGGAACGCAGTTCCTTACCCTTCACGAATAAGTATTGGTCGTTATTTCAAAAACGGTCTAGGACTTGAGGCTATAGGAACATACAATAAATATAAAGAGGGGAAAACCGTTGATAATTCAATAAACCCTGAAGATGTGGATTATCTAGGTTTGGATTTTAGAATAAGTTATGACCTTAATATGATTTTAGGCGAAACAGGTTTTTTTGACCCATATGTAGGCATTGGTGCTGGATATACTGATGCTAATAATCAAGGCAGGGGAACATATAATGCTGTTATAGGTTTTCGGACTTGGTTTTCAGACAGATTTGGATTAGATTTTAATTCTACCGGAAAGTGGACAATGAACACGGAGAATTCGACAAATCATGTACAACATGCTTTAGGAGTTGCCTACCGATTTAATGTTGAAAAGGGGTTATCTAGAAAAGGTGAAGAGAAATTGGCACTTTTAGAGGAACTGGAAAAAGAACAAAAAAGAGTTCAAGATTCAATAGCAATAAAGCAGAGAGAAGATGAAGAGGCAATATTGTTGGCCGAAAGATTGGAACGTGAAAGAGAACCTGTCGAACTGGCCGAGGCCGAACAGGCAAAACTGGACGCCGAGCAAGCAAAACGGACTGCCTTAGAAAAGGAACTGGAAGGTCTCCAGAACATTTACTTCCAACTTAATTCATCGTATCTTTCCGCAAATGACAAAGTGCTACTAGATAAAATGGCCCAGTTGATGAAGAACCACCCCAATCTAGCGATCAAAGTTTCGTCACACACTGATTCTAGGGGAACAGACAAATACAATCAATGGTTGTCTGAAAGAAGGGTGAAGCGCACGACCGATTACCTAATATTAAAAGGGATAAGACCAGAGAGACTGAAGATGGAAGCAGCGGGCGAAACCCAATTGAAAAATGAATGCGACAATAAAACCATATGTTCGGAGGAAAAACACGCAGAAAACAGAAGGTCCGAATTTACGATAATATGGGACTAA